The Doryrhamphus excisus isolate RoL2022-K1 chromosome 1, RoL_Dexc_1.0, whole genome shotgun sequence genome includes a window with the following:
- the rbm47 gene encoding RNA-binding protein 47 isoform X1 — protein MTAEDPASSSAMSNNTAPSKASKPSLLAPIPIPEGVAGTPNEAALVALMERTGYSMVQENGQRKYGPPPGWNGASPQRGCEIFVGKIPRDVYENELVPVFESVGRIYEMRLMMDFDGKNRGYAFVMYTEKHEAKRAVRELNNYEIRPGRLLGVCSSVDNCRLFIGGIPKTKKREEILEEVSKVTEGVLDVIVYASAADKMKNRGFAFVEYESHRAAAMARRKLMPGRIQLWGHQIAVDWAEPEIDVDEDVMETVKILYVRNLMMETSEETIKQVFSQWNPGCVERVKKIRDYAFVHFTFRDDAVLAMDQLNGTEVEGSCIEVTLAKPVDKEQYSRQKASKGASAAPEATQQSYIYQCDPYTLAYYGYPYNTLIGPNRDYFVKGSSMIQNNAGTVRGRGRATTGNRTPGPRGSYLGGYSAGRGIYSRYHEGKTKQPEKPYELMPSLELAASVNPVAIKAGTMALPALAGQYPVFSAAPAAKLMEEGKVHTMEHLINPLAMQHPEHTTAPAAAAAAATVLPVSTPPPFQGRPITPIYAMAHNVPRIPAAAAGGLYGAAGYVPITNYAANTAALAALQKNAAVAAAAYGGYAGYTVPQAFPTAAFQMPIHDIYQY, from the exons ATGACAGCCGAAGACCCTGCTTCCTCTTCAGCCATGAGCAACAATACCGCCCCCTCCAAAGCCTCCAAACCCTCTCTTCTTGCACCGATCCCCATTCCTGAGGGTGTTGCAGGGACCCCCAATGAGGCTGCACTGGTGGCCTTGATGGAGCGCACTGGTTACAGTATGGTCCAAGAAAACGGCCAACGTAAATACGGACCGCCACCAGGTTGGAACGGCGCATCTCCACAGAGAGGGTGTGAGATTTTTGTGGGCAAGATCCCAAGAGATGTTTATGAGAATGAGCTTGTCCCGGTCTTCGAGTCTGTGGGACGCATCTACGAGATGCGCCTCATGATGGACTTTGACGGGAAGAACCGAGGCTACGCATTTGTGATGTATACTGAGAAACATGAGGCCAAACGGGCCGTGCGAGAGCTCAACAACTACGAAATACGGCCCGGACGGCTCCTGGGCGTCTGCTCCTCTGTGGACAACTGCCGTCTTTTCATTGGCGGTATCCCCAAGACTAAAAAGCGTGAGGAGATCCTAGAGGAGGTGTCCAAGGTGACGGAAGGCGTGCTAGATGTTATTGTTTATGCCAGCGCCGCCGACAAGATGAAGAACCGTGGCTTTGCCTTTGTAGAGTATGAGTCGCACCGTGCTGCCGCCATGGCGCGTAGGAAACTGATGCCCGGGCGCATTCAGCTATGGGGCCATCAGATTGCAGTGGACTGGGCGGAGCCAGAAATTGATGTGGATGAAGATGTTATGGAGACAGTGAAGATCCTTTACGTCAGAAATCTTATGATGGAAACCAGTGAGGAAACGATCAAACAG GTGTTTAGCCAGTGGAACCCAGGTTGCGTAGAACGAGTGAAGAAAATCCGTGACTACGCTTTTGTTCACTTCACCTTCCGGGACGATGCCGTCCTAGCCATGGACCAACTCAACGGAACAGAAGTAGAGGGTTCCTGCATCGAGGTCACACTCGCCAAACCGGTCGACAAAGAGCAGTACTCTCGCCAGAAGGCCTCAAAGGGCGCTTCGGCTGCTCCAGAAGCCACACAGCAGAGTTACATCTACCAGTGTGACCCTTACACGTTGGCCTACTACGGCTATCCCTACAACACCCTCATTGGACCCAACAGGGACTACTTCGTGAAAG GCTCGTCAATGATACAGAACAATG CAGGTACTGTGCGAGGGCGTGGTCGCGCCACCACAGGTAACCGCACCCCTGGTCCCCGGGGGTCGTACCTGGGGGGTTACTCTGCCGGTCGTGGCATCTACAGCCGCTACCACGAGGGTAAGACCAAGCAGCCCGAAAAGCCTTATGAACTGATGCCCAGTCTGGAGCTGGCTGCCTCCGTCAACCCAGTTGCCATCAAAGCAGGCACAA TGGCATTGCCCGCTCTAGCCGGACAGTATCCGGTGTTCAGTGCGGCCCCTGCTGCCAAGCTGATGGAGGAGGGCAAGGTGCACACAATGGAGCACCTTATTAACCCTCTGGCCATGCAGCACCCTGAACACACCAcagctcctgctgctgctgctgctgctgccactgTGCTGCCGGTCTCTACGCCTCCACCTTTTCAG GGCCGTCCCATCACTCCCATCTACGCCATGGCCCACAACGTGCCTCGCATCCCAGCAGCGGCGGCCGGCGGTCTGTACGGAGCGGCGGGATACGTCCCCATCACAAACTACGCAGCCAACACAGCAGCTCTGGCCGCTCTGCAGAAGAACGCGGCGGTGGCAGCCGCGGCGTATGGAGGCTACGCTGGCTACACCGTGCCACAGGCCTTCCCCACCGCGGCCTTCCAGATGCCCATCCATGACATCTACCAGTACTGA
- the rbm47 gene encoding RNA-binding protein 47 isoform X2 yields MTAEDPASSSAMSNNTAPSKASKPSLLAPIPIPEGVAGTPNEAALVALMERTGYSMVQENGQRKYGPPPGWNGASPQRGCEIFVGKIPRDVYENELVPVFESVGRIYEMRLMMDFDGKNRGYAFVMYTEKHEAKRAVRELNNYEIRPGRLLGVCSSVDNCRLFIGGIPKTKKREEILEEVSKVTEGVLDVIVYASAADKMKNRGFAFVEYESHRAAAMARRKLMPGRIQLWGHQIAVDWAEPEIDVDEDVMETVKILYVRNLMMETSEETIKQVFSQWNPGCVERVKKIRDYAFVHFTFRDDAVLAMDQLNGTEVEGSCIEVTLAKPVDKEQYSRQKASKGASAAPEATQQSYIYQCDPYTLAYYGYPYNTLIGPNRDYFVKGSSMIQNNGTVRGRGRATTGNRTPGPRGSYLGGYSAGRGIYSRYHEGKTKQPEKPYELMPSLELAASVNPVAIKAGTMALPALAGQYPVFSAAPAAKLMEEGKVHTMEHLINPLAMQHPEHTTAPAAAAAAATVLPVSTPPPFQGRPITPIYAMAHNVPRIPAAAAGGLYGAAGYVPITNYAANTAALAALQKNAAVAAAAYGGYAGYTVPQAFPTAAFQMPIHDIYQY; encoded by the exons ATGACAGCCGAAGACCCTGCTTCCTCTTCAGCCATGAGCAACAATACCGCCCCCTCCAAAGCCTCCAAACCCTCTCTTCTTGCACCGATCCCCATTCCTGAGGGTGTTGCAGGGACCCCCAATGAGGCTGCACTGGTGGCCTTGATGGAGCGCACTGGTTACAGTATGGTCCAAGAAAACGGCCAACGTAAATACGGACCGCCACCAGGTTGGAACGGCGCATCTCCACAGAGAGGGTGTGAGATTTTTGTGGGCAAGATCCCAAGAGATGTTTATGAGAATGAGCTTGTCCCGGTCTTCGAGTCTGTGGGACGCATCTACGAGATGCGCCTCATGATGGACTTTGACGGGAAGAACCGAGGCTACGCATTTGTGATGTATACTGAGAAACATGAGGCCAAACGGGCCGTGCGAGAGCTCAACAACTACGAAATACGGCCCGGACGGCTCCTGGGCGTCTGCTCCTCTGTGGACAACTGCCGTCTTTTCATTGGCGGTATCCCCAAGACTAAAAAGCGTGAGGAGATCCTAGAGGAGGTGTCCAAGGTGACGGAAGGCGTGCTAGATGTTATTGTTTATGCCAGCGCCGCCGACAAGATGAAGAACCGTGGCTTTGCCTTTGTAGAGTATGAGTCGCACCGTGCTGCCGCCATGGCGCGTAGGAAACTGATGCCCGGGCGCATTCAGCTATGGGGCCATCAGATTGCAGTGGACTGGGCGGAGCCAGAAATTGATGTGGATGAAGATGTTATGGAGACAGTGAAGATCCTTTACGTCAGAAATCTTATGATGGAAACCAGTGAGGAAACGATCAAACAG GTGTTTAGCCAGTGGAACCCAGGTTGCGTAGAACGAGTGAAGAAAATCCGTGACTACGCTTTTGTTCACTTCACCTTCCGGGACGATGCCGTCCTAGCCATGGACCAACTCAACGGAACAGAAGTAGAGGGTTCCTGCATCGAGGTCACACTCGCCAAACCGGTCGACAAAGAGCAGTACTCTCGCCAGAAGGCCTCAAAGGGCGCTTCGGCTGCTCCAGAAGCCACACAGCAGAGTTACATCTACCAGTGTGACCCTTACACGTTGGCCTACTACGGCTATCCCTACAACACCCTCATTGGACCCAACAGGGACTACTTCGTGAAAG GCTCGTCAATGATACAGAACAATG GTACTGTGCGAGGGCGTGGTCGCGCCACCACAGGTAACCGCACCCCTGGTCCCCGGGGGTCGTACCTGGGGGGTTACTCTGCCGGTCGTGGCATCTACAGCCGCTACCACGAGGGTAAGACCAAGCAGCCCGAAAAGCCTTATGAACTGATGCCCAGTCTGGAGCTGGCTGCCTCCGTCAACCCAGTTGCCATCAAAGCAGGCACAA TGGCATTGCCCGCTCTAGCCGGACAGTATCCGGTGTTCAGTGCGGCCCCTGCTGCCAAGCTGATGGAGGAGGGCAAGGTGCACACAATGGAGCACCTTATTAACCCTCTGGCCATGCAGCACCCTGAACACACCAcagctcctgctgctgctgctgctgctgccactgTGCTGCCGGTCTCTACGCCTCCACCTTTTCAG GGCCGTCCCATCACTCCCATCTACGCCATGGCCCACAACGTGCCTCGCATCCCAGCAGCGGCGGCCGGCGGTCTGTACGGAGCGGCGGGATACGTCCCCATCACAAACTACGCAGCCAACACAGCAGCTCTGGCCGCTCTGCAGAAGAACGCGGCGGTGGCAGCCGCGGCGTATGGAGGCTACGCTGGCTACACCGTGCCACAGGCCTTCCCCACCGCGGCCTTCCAGATGCCCATCCATGACATCTACCAGTACTGA
- the rbm47 gene encoding RNA-binding protein 47 isoform X6, with the protein MTAEDPASSSAMSNNTAPSKASKPSLLAPIPIPEGVAGTPNEAALVALMERTGYSMVQENGQRKYGPPPGWNGASPQRGCEIFVGKIPRDVYENELVPVFESVGRIYEMRLMMDFDGKNRGYAFVMYTEKHEAKRAVRELNNYEIRPGRLLGVCSSVDNCRLFIGGIPKTKKREEILEEVSKVTEGVLDVIVYASAADKMKNRGFAFVEYESHRAAAMARRKLMPGRIQLWGHQIAVDWAEPEIDVDEDVMETVKILYVRNLMMETSEETIKQVFSQWNPGCVERVKKIRDYAFVHFTFRDDAVLAMDQLNGTEVEGSCIEVTLAKPVDKEQYSRQKASKGASAAPEATQQSYIYQCDPYTLAYYGYPYNTLIGPNRDYFVKGSSMIQNNGTVRGRGRATTGNRTPGPRGSYLGGYSAGRGIYSRYHEVALPALAGQYPVFSAAPAAKLMEEGKVHTMEHLINPLAMQHPEHTTAPAAAAAAATVLPVSTPPPFQGRPITPIYAMAHNVPRIPAAAAGGLYGAAGYVPITNYAANTAALAALQKNAAVAAAAYGGYAGYTVPQAFPTAAFQMPIHDIYQY; encoded by the exons ATGACAGCCGAAGACCCTGCTTCCTCTTCAGCCATGAGCAACAATACCGCCCCCTCCAAAGCCTCCAAACCCTCTCTTCTTGCACCGATCCCCATTCCTGAGGGTGTTGCAGGGACCCCCAATGAGGCTGCACTGGTGGCCTTGATGGAGCGCACTGGTTACAGTATGGTCCAAGAAAACGGCCAACGTAAATACGGACCGCCACCAGGTTGGAACGGCGCATCTCCACAGAGAGGGTGTGAGATTTTTGTGGGCAAGATCCCAAGAGATGTTTATGAGAATGAGCTTGTCCCGGTCTTCGAGTCTGTGGGACGCATCTACGAGATGCGCCTCATGATGGACTTTGACGGGAAGAACCGAGGCTACGCATTTGTGATGTATACTGAGAAACATGAGGCCAAACGGGCCGTGCGAGAGCTCAACAACTACGAAATACGGCCCGGACGGCTCCTGGGCGTCTGCTCCTCTGTGGACAACTGCCGTCTTTTCATTGGCGGTATCCCCAAGACTAAAAAGCGTGAGGAGATCCTAGAGGAGGTGTCCAAGGTGACGGAAGGCGTGCTAGATGTTATTGTTTATGCCAGCGCCGCCGACAAGATGAAGAACCGTGGCTTTGCCTTTGTAGAGTATGAGTCGCACCGTGCTGCCGCCATGGCGCGTAGGAAACTGATGCCCGGGCGCATTCAGCTATGGGGCCATCAGATTGCAGTGGACTGGGCGGAGCCAGAAATTGATGTGGATGAAGATGTTATGGAGACAGTGAAGATCCTTTACGTCAGAAATCTTATGATGGAAACCAGTGAGGAAACGATCAAACAG GTGTTTAGCCAGTGGAACCCAGGTTGCGTAGAACGAGTGAAGAAAATCCGTGACTACGCTTTTGTTCACTTCACCTTCCGGGACGATGCCGTCCTAGCCATGGACCAACTCAACGGAACAGAAGTAGAGGGTTCCTGCATCGAGGTCACACTCGCCAAACCGGTCGACAAAGAGCAGTACTCTCGCCAGAAGGCCTCAAAGGGCGCTTCGGCTGCTCCAGAAGCCACACAGCAGAGTTACATCTACCAGTGTGACCCTTACACGTTGGCCTACTACGGCTATCCCTACAACACCCTCATTGGACCCAACAGGGACTACTTCGTGAAAG GCTCGTCAATGATACAGAACAATG GTACTGTGCGAGGGCGTGGTCGCGCCACCACAGGTAACCGCACCCCTGGTCCCCGGGGGTCGTACCTGGGGGGTTACTCTGCCGGTCGTGGCATCTACAGCCGCTACCACGAGG TGGCATTGCCCGCTCTAGCCGGACAGTATCCGGTGTTCAGTGCGGCCCCTGCTGCCAAGCTGATGGAGGAGGGCAAGGTGCACACAATGGAGCACCTTATTAACCCTCTGGCCATGCAGCACCCTGAACACACCAcagctcctgctgctgctgctgctgctgccactgTGCTGCCGGTCTCTACGCCTCCACCTTTTCAG GGCCGTCCCATCACTCCCATCTACGCCATGGCCCACAACGTGCCTCGCATCCCAGCAGCGGCGGCCGGCGGTCTGTACGGAGCGGCGGGATACGTCCCCATCACAAACTACGCAGCCAACACAGCAGCTCTGGCCGCTCTGCAGAAGAACGCGGCGGTGGCAGCCGCGGCGTATGGAGGCTACGCTGGCTACACCGTGCCACAGGCCTTCCCCACCGCGGCCTTCCAGATGCCCATCCATGACATCTACCAGTACTGA
- the rbm47 gene encoding RNA-binding protein 47 isoform X8, with translation MTAEDPASSSAMSNNTAPSKASKPSLLAPIPIPEGVAGTPNEAALVALMERTGYSMVQENGQRKYGPPPGWNGASPQRGCEIFVGKIPRDVYENELVPVFESVGRIYEMRLMMDFDGKNRGYAFVMYTEKHEAKRAVRELNNYEIRPGRLLGVCSSVDNCRLFIGGIPKTKKREEILEEVSKVTEGVLDVIVYASAADKMKNRGFAFVEYESHRAAAMARRKLMPGRIQLWGHQIAVDWAEPEIDVDEDVMETVKILYVRNLMMETSEETIKQVFSQWNPGCVERVKKIRDYAFVHFTFRDDAVLAMDQLNGTEVEGSCIEVTLAKPVDKEQYSRQKASKGASAAPEATQQSYIYQCDPYTLAYYGYPYNTLIGPNRDYFVKGTVRGRGRATTGNRTPGPRGSYLGGYSAGRGIYSRYHEVALPALAGQYPVFSAAPAAKLMEEGKVHTMEHLINPLAMQHPEHTTAPAAAAAAATVLPVSTPPPFQGRPITPIYAMAHNVPRIPAAAAGGLYGAAGYVPITNYAANTAALAALQKNAAVAAAAYGGYAGYTVPQAFPTAAFQMPIHDIYQY, from the exons ATGACAGCCGAAGACCCTGCTTCCTCTTCAGCCATGAGCAACAATACCGCCCCCTCCAAAGCCTCCAAACCCTCTCTTCTTGCACCGATCCCCATTCCTGAGGGTGTTGCAGGGACCCCCAATGAGGCTGCACTGGTGGCCTTGATGGAGCGCACTGGTTACAGTATGGTCCAAGAAAACGGCCAACGTAAATACGGACCGCCACCAGGTTGGAACGGCGCATCTCCACAGAGAGGGTGTGAGATTTTTGTGGGCAAGATCCCAAGAGATGTTTATGAGAATGAGCTTGTCCCGGTCTTCGAGTCTGTGGGACGCATCTACGAGATGCGCCTCATGATGGACTTTGACGGGAAGAACCGAGGCTACGCATTTGTGATGTATACTGAGAAACATGAGGCCAAACGGGCCGTGCGAGAGCTCAACAACTACGAAATACGGCCCGGACGGCTCCTGGGCGTCTGCTCCTCTGTGGACAACTGCCGTCTTTTCATTGGCGGTATCCCCAAGACTAAAAAGCGTGAGGAGATCCTAGAGGAGGTGTCCAAGGTGACGGAAGGCGTGCTAGATGTTATTGTTTATGCCAGCGCCGCCGACAAGATGAAGAACCGTGGCTTTGCCTTTGTAGAGTATGAGTCGCACCGTGCTGCCGCCATGGCGCGTAGGAAACTGATGCCCGGGCGCATTCAGCTATGGGGCCATCAGATTGCAGTGGACTGGGCGGAGCCAGAAATTGATGTGGATGAAGATGTTATGGAGACAGTGAAGATCCTTTACGTCAGAAATCTTATGATGGAAACCAGTGAGGAAACGATCAAACAG GTGTTTAGCCAGTGGAACCCAGGTTGCGTAGAACGAGTGAAGAAAATCCGTGACTACGCTTTTGTTCACTTCACCTTCCGGGACGATGCCGTCCTAGCCATGGACCAACTCAACGGAACAGAAGTAGAGGGTTCCTGCATCGAGGTCACACTCGCCAAACCGGTCGACAAAGAGCAGTACTCTCGCCAGAAGGCCTCAAAGGGCGCTTCGGCTGCTCCAGAAGCCACACAGCAGAGTTACATCTACCAGTGTGACCCTTACACGTTGGCCTACTACGGCTATCCCTACAACACCCTCATTGGACCCAACAGGGACTACTTCGTGAAAG GTACTGTGCGAGGGCGTGGTCGCGCCACCACAGGTAACCGCACCCCTGGTCCCCGGGGGTCGTACCTGGGGGGTTACTCTGCCGGTCGTGGCATCTACAGCCGCTACCACGAGG TGGCATTGCCCGCTCTAGCCGGACAGTATCCGGTGTTCAGTGCGGCCCCTGCTGCCAAGCTGATGGAGGAGGGCAAGGTGCACACAATGGAGCACCTTATTAACCCTCTGGCCATGCAGCACCCTGAACACACCAcagctcctgctgctgctgctgctgctgccactgTGCTGCCGGTCTCTACGCCTCCACCTTTTCAG GGCCGTCCCATCACTCCCATCTACGCCATGGCCCACAACGTGCCTCGCATCCCAGCAGCGGCGGCCGGCGGTCTGTACGGAGCGGCGGGATACGTCCCCATCACAAACTACGCAGCCAACACAGCAGCTCTGGCCGCTCTGCAGAAGAACGCGGCGGTGGCAGCCGCGGCGTATGGAGGCTACGCTGGCTACACCGTGCCACAGGCCTTCCCCACCGCGGCCTTCCAGATGCCCATCCATGACATCTACCAGTACTGA
- the rbm47 gene encoding RNA-binding protein 47 isoform X3: MTAEDPASSSAMSNNTAPSKASKPSLLAPIPIPEGVAGTPNEAALVALMERTGYSMVQENGQRKYGPPPGWNGASPQRGCEIFVGKIPRDVYENELVPVFESVGRIYEMRLMMDFDGKNRGYAFVMYTEKHEAKRAVRELNNYEIRPGRLLGVCSSVDNCRLFIGGIPKTKKREEILEEVSKVTEGVLDVIVYASAADKMKNRGFAFVEYESHRAAAMARRKLMPGRIQLWGHQIAVDWAEPEIDVDEDVMETVKILYVRNLMMETSEETIKQVFSQWNPGCVERVKKIRDYAFVHFTFRDDAVLAMDQLNGTEVEGSCIEVTLAKPVDKEQYSRQKASKGASAAPEATQQSYIYQCDPYTLAYYGYPYNTLIGPNRDYFVKAGTVRGRGRATTGNRTPGPRGSYLGGYSAGRGIYSRYHEGKTKQPEKPYELMPSLELAASVNPVAIKAGTMALPALAGQYPVFSAAPAAKLMEEGKVHTMEHLINPLAMQHPEHTTAPAAAAAAATVLPVSTPPPFQGRPITPIYAMAHNVPRIPAAAAGGLYGAAGYVPITNYAANTAALAALQKNAAVAAAAYGGYAGYTVPQAFPTAAFQMPIHDIYQY, encoded by the exons ATGACAGCCGAAGACCCTGCTTCCTCTTCAGCCATGAGCAACAATACCGCCCCCTCCAAAGCCTCCAAACCCTCTCTTCTTGCACCGATCCCCATTCCTGAGGGTGTTGCAGGGACCCCCAATGAGGCTGCACTGGTGGCCTTGATGGAGCGCACTGGTTACAGTATGGTCCAAGAAAACGGCCAACGTAAATACGGACCGCCACCAGGTTGGAACGGCGCATCTCCACAGAGAGGGTGTGAGATTTTTGTGGGCAAGATCCCAAGAGATGTTTATGAGAATGAGCTTGTCCCGGTCTTCGAGTCTGTGGGACGCATCTACGAGATGCGCCTCATGATGGACTTTGACGGGAAGAACCGAGGCTACGCATTTGTGATGTATACTGAGAAACATGAGGCCAAACGGGCCGTGCGAGAGCTCAACAACTACGAAATACGGCCCGGACGGCTCCTGGGCGTCTGCTCCTCTGTGGACAACTGCCGTCTTTTCATTGGCGGTATCCCCAAGACTAAAAAGCGTGAGGAGATCCTAGAGGAGGTGTCCAAGGTGACGGAAGGCGTGCTAGATGTTATTGTTTATGCCAGCGCCGCCGACAAGATGAAGAACCGTGGCTTTGCCTTTGTAGAGTATGAGTCGCACCGTGCTGCCGCCATGGCGCGTAGGAAACTGATGCCCGGGCGCATTCAGCTATGGGGCCATCAGATTGCAGTGGACTGGGCGGAGCCAGAAATTGATGTGGATGAAGATGTTATGGAGACAGTGAAGATCCTTTACGTCAGAAATCTTATGATGGAAACCAGTGAGGAAACGATCAAACAG GTGTTTAGCCAGTGGAACCCAGGTTGCGTAGAACGAGTGAAGAAAATCCGTGACTACGCTTTTGTTCACTTCACCTTCCGGGACGATGCCGTCCTAGCCATGGACCAACTCAACGGAACAGAAGTAGAGGGTTCCTGCATCGAGGTCACACTCGCCAAACCGGTCGACAAAGAGCAGTACTCTCGCCAGAAGGCCTCAAAGGGCGCTTCGGCTGCTCCAGAAGCCACACAGCAGAGTTACATCTACCAGTGTGACCCTTACACGTTGGCCTACTACGGCTATCCCTACAACACCCTCATTGGACCCAACAGGGACTACTTCGTGAAAG CAGGTACTGTGCGAGGGCGTGGTCGCGCCACCACAGGTAACCGCACCCCTGGTCCCCGGGGGTCGTACCTGGGGGGTTACTCTGCCGGTCGTGGCATCTACAGCCGCTACCACGAGGGTAAGACCAAGCAGCCCGAAAAGCCTTATGAACTGATGCCCAGTCTGGAGCTGGCTGCCTCCGTCAACCCAGTTGCCATCAAAGCAGGCACAA TGGCATTGCCCGCTCTAGCCGGACAGTATCCGGTGTTCAGTGCGGCCCCTGCTGCCAAGCTGATGGAGGAGGGCAAGGTGCACACAATGGAGCACCTTATTAACCCTCTGGCCATGCAGCACCCTGAACACACCAcagctcctgctgctgctgctgctgctgccactgTGCTGCCGGTCTCTACGCCTCCACCTTTTCAG GGCCGTCCCATCACTCCCATCTACGCCATGGCCCACAACGTGCCTCGCATCCCAGCAGCGGCGGCCGGCGGTCTGTACGGAGCGGCGGGATACGTCCCCATCACAAACTACGCAGCCAACACAGCAGCTCTGGCCGCTCTGCAGAAGAACGCGGCGGTGGCAGCCGCGGCGTATGGAGGCTACGCTGGCTACACCGTGCCACAGGCCTTCCCCACCGCGGCCTTCCAGATGCCCATCCATGACATCTACCAGTACTGA
- the rbm47 gene encoding RNA-binding protein 47 isoform X5, with amino-acid sequence MTAEDPASSSAMSNNTAPSKASKPSLLAPIPIPEGVAGTPNEAALVALMERTGYSMVQENGQRKYGPPPGWNGASPQRGCEIFVGKIPRDVYENELVPVFESVGRIYEMRLMMDFDGKNRGYAFVMYTEKHEAKRAVRELNNYEIRPGRLLGVCSSVDNCRLFIGGIPKTKKREEILEEVSKVTEGVLDVIVYASAADKMKNRGFAFVEYESHRAAAMARRKLMPGRIQLWGHQIAVDWAEPEIDVDEDVMETVKILYVRNLMMETSEETIKQVFSQWNPGCVERVKKIRDYAFVHFTFRDDAVLAMDQLNGTEVEGSCIEVTLAKPVDKEQYSRQKASKGASAAPEATQQSYIYQCDPYTLAYYGYPYNTLIGPNRDYFVKGSSMIQNNAGTVRGRGRATTGNRTPGPRGSYLGGYSAGRGIYSRYHEVALPALAGQYPVFSAAPAAKLMEEGKVHTMEHLINPLAMQHPEHTTAPAAAAAAATVLPVSTPPPFQGRPITPIYAMAHNVPRIPAAAAGGLYGAAGYVPITNYAANTAALAALQKNAAVAAAAYGGYAGYTVPQAFPTAAFQMPIHDIYQY; translated from the exons ATGACAGCCGAAGACCCTGCTTCCTCTTCAGCCATGAGCAACAATACCGCCCCCTCCAAAGCCTCCAAACCCTCTCTTCTTGCACCGATCCCCATTCCTGAGGGTGTTGCAGGGACCCCCAATGAGGCTGCACTGGTGGCCTTGATGGAGCGCACTGGTTACAGTATGGTCCAAGAAAACGGCCAACGTAAATACGGACCGCCACCAGGTTGGAACGGCGCATCTCCACAGAGAGGGTGTGAGATTTTTGTGGGCAAGATCCCAAGAGATGTTTATGAGAATGAGCTTGTCCCGGTCTTCGAGTCTGTGGGACGCATCTACGAGATGCGCCTCATGATGGACTTTGACGGGAAGAACCGAGGCTACGCATTTGTGATGTATACTGAGAAACATGAGGCCAAACGGGCCGTGCGAGAGCTCAACAACTACGAAATACGGCCCGGACGGCTCCTGGGCGTCTGCTCCTCTGTGGACAACTGCCGTCTTTTCATTGGCGGTATCCCCAAGACTAAAAAGCGTGAGGAGATCCTAGAGGAGGTGTCCAAGGTGACGGAAGGCGTGCTAGATGTTATTGTTTATGCCAGCGCCGCCGACAAGATGAAGAACCGTGGCTTTGCCTTTGTAGAGTATGAGTCGCACCGTGCTGCCGCCATGGCGCGTAGGAAACTGATGCCCGGGCGCATTCAGCTATGGGGCCATCAGATTGCAGTGGACTGGGCGGAGCCAGAAATTGATGTGGATGAAGATGTTATGGAGACAGTGAAGATCCTTTACGTCAGAAATCTTATGATGGAAACCAGTGAGGAAACGATCAAACAG GTGTTTAGCCAGTGGAACCCAGGTTGCGTAGAACGAGTGAAGAAAATCCGTGACTACGCTTTTGTTCACTTCACCTTCCGGGACGATGCCGTCCTAGCCATGGACCAACTCAACGGAACAGAAGTAGAGGGTTCCTGCATCGAGGTCACACTCGCCAAACCGGTCGACAAAGAGCAGTACTCTCGCCAGAAGGCCTCAAAGGGCGCTTCGGCTGCTCCAGAAGCCACACAGCAGAGTTACATCTACCAGTGTGACCCTTACACGTTGGCCTACTACGGCTATCCCTACAACACCCTCATTGGACCCAACAGGGACTACTTCGTGAAAG GCTCGTCAATGATACAGAACAATG CAGGTACTGTGCGAGGGCGTGGTCGCGCCACCACAGGTAACCGCACCCCTGGTCCCCGGGGGTCGTACCTGGGGGGTTACTCTGCCGGTCGTGGCATCTACAGCCGCTACCACGAGG TGGCATTGCCCGCTCTAGCCGGACAGTATCCGGTGTTCAGTGCGGCCCCTGCTGCCAAGCTGATGGAGGAGGGCAAGGTGCACACAATGGAGCACCTTATTAACCCTCTGGCCATGCAGCACCCTGAACACACCAcagctcctgctgctgctgctgctgctgccactgTGCTGCCGGTCTCTACGCCTCCACCTTTTCAG GGCCGTCCCATCACTCCCATCTACGCCATGGCCCACAACGTGCCTCGCATCCCAGCAGCGGCGGCCGGCGGTCTGTACGGAGCGGCGGGATACGTCCCCATCACAAACTACGCAGCCAACACAGCAGCTCTGGCCGCTCTGCAGAAGAACGCGGCGGTGGCAGCCGCGGCGTATGGAGGCTACGCTGGCTACACCGTGCCACAGGCCTTCCCCACCGCGGCCTTCCAGATGCCCATCCATGACATCTACCAGTACTGA